The Clostridioides difficile genome has a segment encoding these proteins:
- the tgt gene encoding tRNA guanosine(34) transglycosylase Tgt — protein sequence MYAVRYELIKTCKQSGARLGRLHTPHGIIETPIFMPVGTQATVKSMTPEELKEIGSQIILSNTYHLYMRPGHELIKKAGGLHEFMNWDKPILTDSGGFQVFSLGPLRKIKEEGVEFRSHLDGSKHFLTPEKAMEIQNALGSDIMMAFDECAPYPADREYVKNSLERTTRWLKRCKDAHNNTDKQALFGIIQGGMYKDLREQSAKEITSIDLPGYAIGGLSVGEPKPLMYDVLEHTTPFMPKDKPRYLMGVGSPDDLVEGVIRGVDMFDCVLPTRIARNGTAMTSQGKVVVRNATYAEDFTPLDPECDCYTCKNYSRAYIRHLVKANEILGARLITTHNLHFLLNLMKQIRQAIMEDRLLDFRNEFFAKYGYEI from the coding sequence ATGTACGCAGTAAGATACGAACTGATAAAAACTTGTAAACAAAGTGGTGCAAGGCTTGGGAGATTACACACACCACATGGGATTATAGAAACACCAATATTTATGCCTGTTGGGACTCAAGCAACAGTAAAGTCTATGACACCAGAAGAATTAAAAGAGATTGGCTCACAAATAATACTTAGTAACACTTATCATCTATATATGAGACCAGGACATGAACTTATAAAAAAAGCTGGTGGACTTCATGAGTTTATGAACTGGGATAAGCCAATACTTACAGATAGTGGAGGATTTCAAGTATTTAGTTTAGGGCCTTTGAGAAAGATAAAAGAAGAAGGTGTAGAATTTAGGTCACATCTAGATGGTTCAAAACATTTTTTAACTCCAGAAAAAGCTATGGAAATACAAAATGCATTAGGTTCAGACATAATGATGGCATTTGATGAATGTGCACCATATCCAGCAGATAGAGAATATGTAAAAAATTCATTAGAAAGAACAACAAGATGGTTAAAAAGATGCAAAGATGCCCATAATAATACAGACAAGCAAGCTTTATTTGGTATAATACAAGGTGGAATGTATAAAGATTTAAGAGAGCAATCAGCAAAAGAAATAACGAGTATTGATTTACCTGGATATGCGATTGGTGGACTTAGTGTTGGAGAACCAAAACCACTTATGTATGATGTATTAGAACACACAACTCCATTTATGCCAAAGGACAAACCAAGATACTTAATGGGAGTTGGTAGTCCAGACGATTTAGTAGAAGGTGTTATAAGAGGAGTAGATATGTTTGACTGTGTTTTACCTACACGTATAGCTAGAAATGGAACTGCAATGACTAGCCAAGGTAAAGTAGTAGTTAGAAATGCAACTTATGCTGAAGACTTTACTCCACTTGACCCTGAATGTGATTGTTATACTTGTAAAAATTATTCAAGAGCATATATAAGACATCTTGTAAAAGCAAATGAAATATTGGGTGCAAGATTGATAACTACTCACAATCTTCACTTTTTATTAAACCTAATGAAACAAATAAGACAAGCGATAATGGAAGATAGATTACTTGATTTTAGAAATGAATTTTTTGCAAAATATGGGTATGAAATATAG
- a CDS encoding DUF1540 domain-containing protein yields MERINCNVTNCSHNSSHICYADKIFINGEQAHNDRHTCCSSFLDESIYSNLSNNVNNRNCEELVCSVKTCKYNKDGSLCNLDNIVVAPETDRVNLYTETCCSSFKCK; encoded by the coding sequence TTGGAAAGAATCAATTGTAATGTAACTAACTGCTCACATAATAGTAGCCATATATGTTATGCAGATAAAATTTTTATAAATGGTGAACAAGCTCATAATGATAGACATACTTGCTGTAGTTCGTTTTTAGATGAATCTATTTATAGTAACCTATCTAACAATGTTAACAATAGAAACTGTGAAGAATTAGTTTGTAGTGTCAAGACTTGTAAGTATAATAAAGATGGTAGCTTATGTAATCTTGATAATATAGTGGTTGCTCCTGAAACTGATAGAGTAAATCTTTATACTGAAACATGTTGTTCTAGTTTTAAATGTAAATAA
- a CDS encoding TIGR04086 family membrane protein, protein MGKSNYIFKGLGYAYIITLAVLLVYNLFLTFTDIGGDNITMVASFITTISAAIGGFYTSKHMQEKGLMYGLLVGLLYIVCIFLTVFLAQESFMFEVGMIYKLLLISAAGGIGGVLGVNFK, encoded by the coding sequence ATGGGAAAATCTAATTATATTTTTAAAGGTTTGGGATATGCATATATAATAACTTTGGCTGTTTTATTAGTGTATAACTTATTTTTAACATTTACAGATATTGGTGGAGATAATATAACTATGGTTGCGTCATTTATAACTACTATTTCTGCAGCTATAGGTGGTTTTTACACTTCAAAACATATGCAAGAAAAGGGACTTATGTATGGACTTTTAGTTGGACTTTTGTACATAGTGTGTATTTTTTTGACTGTGTTTTTAGCACAAGAAAGTTTCATGTTTGAAGTAGGAATGATTTATAAGTTATTGCTTATATCAGCAGCAGGAGGTATTGGAGGCGTATTAGGTGTCAATTTTAAATAG
- the queA gene encoding tRNA preQ1(34) S-adenosylmethionine ribosyltransferase-isomerase QueA, producing MKTSDFKFDLPQELIAQVPIEDRASSRLMVLDKETGEIEHKVFRDIIEYLNPGDCLVLNNTRVIPARLIGEKLETGGKIEFLLLKRTEEDTWQALVKPGKRAKVGTKFSFGNGKLIGEVIDLSDEGSRIIKFHYDGIFEEILDELGNMPLPPYITARLEEKERYQTVYSKHNGSAAAPTAGLHFTEELLNEIKEKGIDIAFITLHVGLGTFRPVKVDDVLNHKMHSEYYMVSQEAADKINRAKESGNNVVCVGTTSCRTIESACDEDGKMKETSGWTDIFIYPSYKFKVLDRLITNFHLPESTLIMLVSAICGKENVLNAYNEAVKERYRFFSFGDAMIIK from the coding sequence TTGAAAACAAGTGATTTTAAATTTGATTTACCACAGGAACTTATAGCTCAAGTTCCTATAGAAGATAGAGCTAGTTCAAGATTGATGGTATTAGATAAAGAAACAGGAGAAATTGAGCATAAAGTATTTAGAGATATAATAGAATATTTAAATCCAGGAGATTGTTTAGTTTTAAATAACACTAGAGTTATACCTGCTAGATTAATAGGGGAAAAACTTGAGACTGGTGGAAAAATTGAATTTTTATTATTAAAAAGAACTGAAGAAGATACTTGGCAAGCTTTAGTAAAACCAGGCAAAAGAGCAAAAGTGGGAACTAAATTTTCCTTTGGAAATGGGAAGTTAATTGGAGAAGTTATAGATTTATCAGATGAAGGTTCGAGAATTATAAAGTTTCATTATGATGGAATTTTTGAGGAGATTTTAGATGAACTTGGAAATATGCCACTTCCTCCATATATAACTGCTAGATTAGAGGAAAAAGAAAGATATCAAACTGTCTATTCAAAACATAATGGTTCAGCAGCAGCACCTACAGCAGGTCTACACTTTACAGAAGAATTATTAAATGAAATAAAGGAAAAAGGTATAGATATAGCATTTATAACTTTACATGTTGGTTTAGGTACTTTTAGACCAGTAAAAGTAGATGATGTTTTAAATCATAAGATGCATTCAGAATATTATATGGTCAGTCAAGAGGCAGCTGACAAAATAAACAGAGCAAAAGAAAGTGGGAACAATGTAGTATGTGTTGGAACTACTAGTTGTAGAACTATAGAATCAGCTTGTGATGAAGATGGAAAGATGAAAGAAACTAGTGGATGGACAGATATATTTATATATCCAAGTTATAAATTTAAGGTTTTGGATAGACTTATAACCAATTTCCATTTACCAGAATCTACCTTAATCATGTTAGTAAGTGCTATCTGTGGAAAAGAAAATGTTTTAAATGCATATAATGAGGCAGTAAAAGAAAGATATAGATTCTTCAGTTTTGGAGATGCTATGATTATAAAGTAG
- a CDS encoding cell wall-binding protein Cwp9, translating to MKNSRKILAIGLTLFLVMVNTPIVNALTSVEQIKGNDRYETAAKIADKQSYNTAILINSDNSLADGLSASGLAGALNAPILMTKQNQIPSTTMERLNKANTVYIIGSESTISKNIENQLLSKKKAVQRIFGENRFDTSVKIAEKIKEIKPIDKVIIANGITGEADAISASPVAARDGVPIILTDGNSVGFDTTGLKSYALGSSEIISDELVKSTNSVRLGGTDRFDTNKIVIQEFYKNSKEFYLSKGLQLTDALVASTIAKNAPVVLVENGSNKSILSGADKLTVLGGINQNVIKQCINQAFPNQQGLYYNPNDKAFKDRIKGKVYAHIKQYRKENGVKELAVASRLEGLANDWSNLMANKKTLSHTINGKNSYSTFLKYLDWSEIKSGYVAVQGENIIKYKIPDKPVYTNRDADDIGNFIFNEWKTNPEEGTNMLHKGYEIMGFGIAITGDKTIYATHEFYGRYKK from the coding sequence ATGAAGAATAGTAGAAAGATATTAGCTATAGGACTTACACTATTTTTAGTAATGGTAAATACTCCTATAGTAAATGCGTTGACATCAGTTGAACAAATAAAAGGTAATGACAGGTATGAAACAGCAGCAAAAATAGCAGATAAACAAAGCTATAATACAGCAATACTAATTAATTCAGATAATAGCTTAGCAGATGGTCTTAGTGCAAGTGGTTTAGCTGGAGCTTTAAATGCGCCTATTTTAATGACAAAACAAAATCAAATTCCAAGTACTACTATGGAAAGGCTAAACAAAGCAAACACTGTATATATAATAGGCTCAGAATCGACAATAAGTAAAAATATTGAGAATCAATTACTTTCTAAAAAGAAGGCTGTACAAAGAATATTTGGTGAGAATAGATTTGATACGAGTGTAAAAATAGCTGAGAAAATCAAAGAAATCAAACCTATTGATAAAGTAATTATAGCTAATGGGATTACAGGAGAGGCAGATGCAATAAGTGCATCACCAGTAGCTGCAAGAGATGGAGTGCCTATAATACTTACAGATGGAAATAGTGTAGGATTTGACACTACAGGATTAAAGAGCTATGCACTTGGTTCTAGTGAAATAATAAGTGATGAATTGGTAAAAAGTACAAATTCTGTTAGGTTAGGTGGAACAGATAGATTTGACACAAATAAGATAGTTATACAAGAGTTTTATAAAAACAGTAAAGAGTTTTACTTGAGCAAAGGTCTACAATTAACAGATGCATTAGTTGCTTCTACAATAGCCAAAAACGCTCCTGTAGTCTTAGTAGAAAATGGAAGCAATAAAAGTATTTTAAGTGGAGCAGATAAGCTTACAGTACTTGGAGGGATAAATCAGAATGTAATCAAACAGTGTATAAATCAAGCTTTTCCAAATCAACAAGGACTGTACTATAATCCAAATGATAAAGCATTTAAGGATAGAATAAAGGGAAAAGTATATGCTCATATAAAACAATATAGAAAAGAAAACGGAGTAAAAGAGTTAGCTGTAGCAAGTAGATTAGAAGGATTAGCAAATGATTGGTCTAATTTAATGGCAAATAAGAAGACTTTATCTCACACAATAAATGGGAAAAATTCATATTCTACTTTCCTAAAGTACTTAGATTGGAGTGAAATTAAATCTGGATATGTTGCAGTTCAAGGTGAAAATATAATTAAATATAAAATTCCAGATAAGCCTGTTTATACAAATAGAGATGCAGATGATATAGGTAATTTTATTTTTAATGAGTGGAAGACAAATCCTGAAGAAGGTACCAATATGTTACATAAAGGATATGAAATAATGGGATTTGGAATAGCCATAACAGGAGATAAGACTATATATGCAACACATGAGTTTTATGGAAGATATAAAAAATAA
- a CDS encoding phosphate-starvation-inducible PsiE family protein, with protein MHSLQKQKKNNPILKIAFIFERVLAVVVLIAVFLGTIDVLRLMWGAYIVDFQNPVQYSQLNDFLAQILLLVIGVELVVMLSLHIPGAFIEALLYAIARKMLLLPKNEGMIDVLIGVIAIAGLFAIKKFLVTKDKSALNITSIHDEEAIKEQQSKEDKDKSI; from the coding sequence ATGCATAGCTTACAAAAACAGAAAAAGAATAATCCTATATTAAAGATTGCTTTTATATTTGAACGTGTATTAGCAGTAGTAGTTTTAATAGCAGTATTTTTAGGCACGATAGATGTATTAAGACTTATGTGGGGAGCATATATAGTTGATTTTCAAAATCCAGTACAATATAGTCAGCTTAATGATTTCTTAGCACAAATATTACTTTTGGTGATAGGTGTTGAGCTTGTAGTAATGTTATCACTTCACATACCAGGGGCATTTATTGAGGCACTACTATATGCTATAGCTAGAAAAATGTTATTACTTCCAAAAAATGAAGGAATGATAGATGTTTTAATTGGAGTTATAGCTATTGCAGGACTATTTGCTATAAAAAAGTTTTTAGTAACAAAAGACAAGAGTGCTCTTAATATAACGAGTATACATGATGAAGAAGCAATCAAAGAACAACAAAGTAAAGAAGATAAAGATAAATCTATTTAA
- the ruvA gene encoding Holliday junction branch migration protein RuvA has product MYSYIKGTVEEIYIDSIVVENNDIGYKINVSSNTIMNLQIGNTAKIYTKLIVREDDMSLCGFASREELKMFELLTSVSKIGPKVGLSILSFASPAQLGAYILSEDVGKLSKAPGVGKKTAERIVLELKDKVDKNNIEFEPTLLSQKPTLISQDESIDALVALGYTLAESKEAVQKCKKDGMNTEDIIKKALTYIMSKSMK; this is encoded by the coding sequence ATGTATAGTTATATAAAAGGTACAGTAGAAGAGATTTATATAGACAGTATAGTTGTTGAAAACAATGATATAGGATATAAGATAAATGTGTCATCAAATACAATAATGAATTTGCAAATAGGGAATACTGCAAAAATATATACTAAACTAATAGTAAGAGAAGATGATATGAGTCTTTGCGGTTTTGCAAGTAGGGAAGAGTTAAAGATGTTTGAATTATTAACATCTGTATCAAAAATAGGACCTAAGGTGGGGCTTTCAATACTATCATTTGCATCACCAGCACAACTAGGAGCTTATATTTTAAGCGAAGATGTTGGGAAACTATCTAAAGCTCCAGGTGTTGGTAAAAAAACAGCAGAGAGAATTGTCTTAGAACTTAAAGATAAAGTAGATAAAAATAATATAGAATTTGAACCAACATTATTATCACAAAAACCTACTTTAATATCTCAAGATGAATCTATAGATGCACTAGTAGCTTTAGGATATACCTTAGCAGAATCAAAAGAGGCAGTTCAAAAATGTAAAAAGGATGGTATGAATACAGAAGACATTATAAAAAAAGCACTTACATATATAATGAGCAAATCTATGAAATAG
- the ruvC gene encoding crossover junction endodeoxyribonuclease RuvC — protein MMILGIDPGIAIVGYGIIEYKNSKFKVIDYGAVTTPAHMNISKRLELVYKGIDTIVKNYNIDEVGMEELFFNKNVKTAITVAQARGVTMLACAHNGKPVYEYTPLQVKQGVVGYGRADKAQVQQMVTSFLSLKKVPKPDDVADALAVAICHAHSNKLEKTLKNIGGKYV, from the coding sequence ATGATGATATTGGGGATTGACCCAGGTATAGCCATAGTTGGGTATGGTATAATTGAATATAAAAATAGTAAATTTAAAGTAATAGATTATGGGGCAGTAACAACACCTGCACATATGAATATATCTAAGAGATTAGAACTTGTATATAAAGGAATTGATACAATAGTAAAGAACTACAATATAGATGAAGTTGGAATGGAAGAATTATTCTTTAACAAGAATGTAAAAACTGCTATAACAGTAGCACAGGCCAGAGGTGTTACGATGCTTGCTTGTGCACATAATGGTAAGCCAGTATATGAATACACTCCACTTCAAGTAAAGCAAGGTGTAGTTGGATATGGTAGAGCAGATAAAGCACAAGTTCAACAGATGGTAACTTCATTTTTAAGTTTAAAAAAAGTTCCAAAGCCAGATGATGTTGCAGACGCTCTAGCTGTGGCTATTTGCCATGCTCATTCAAATAAGCTTGAAAAAACTCTAAAGAATATAGGTGGGAAGTATGTATAG
- a CDS encoding cell wall-binding repeat-containing protein, whose protein sequence is MLSNKKRSMAIVMAGATVMSAAAPIFADNTVSENVDKNYTVSAKDSTKLIEEVRKALEIKFEETKAGANVDDRVYDIKVDNVNLTNATQLQNKINSLVEGQSLKVTIQDKGHQTIGGKVVDYKIENYKTAQEIVDAVNAFNTTLAEDSDSKLSATIKSTSTVEVKRAKDSKNTITVNVGDQHLDFAKPVTSEEGTFEGYEKNYSDIESKELHTITVKNADLQDISAEDLFDGVRLTTLGREIVNKVKNGYTLTFENEAILTQEQEDSDDKDKPEKSSFDMVLSKTNEKPETINVSSKNHKLVRDLHKVLTDVKAGKELKVEVLSGDSRFTTAVEVSKERFKDGEADSIILVGEDAIVDGLASAPLASQKNAPILLSKKDSLPSEIEAEILRVLGSNLSSKKIYIVGGESKISKETEEKLSKLGVSKVERVSGDDRFETSLEIAKQLKDTFKTAFVVGGNGEADAMSISARAAQFGAPIIVTDSKLDSDAEKLLKGKELEIVGGENSVSKDVEDKLVEIDLNNKVERLAGENRKDTNAKVINKYYAGATKAYVAKDGYVGGNGQLVDALTAAPLAASSKAPIVLTTEELSKSQEEVVELRLKNATKLVQIGEGIAKNAIEKIAEKINLFTKN, encoded by the coding sequence ATGTTAAGCAACAAAAAGAGAAGTATGGCAATAGTAATGGCAGGAGCTACAGTTATGAGTGCAGCAGCACCAATATTCGCAGATAACACTGTGTCAGAAAATGTTGATAAAAATTACACAGTAAGTGCAAAAGATTCTACTAAACTAATCGAAGAGGTTAGAAAAGCATTAGAGATTAAGTTTGAAGAGACAAAAGCAGGAGCAAATGTAGACGATAGAGTTTACGATATAAAAGTAGATAATGTAAACTTAACTAATGCAACTCAATTACAAAACAAGATAAACTCATTAGTAGAAGGACAAAGTTTAAAAGTTACAATACAAGATAAAGGTCATCAAACTATAGGTGGAAAAGTAGTTGACTATAAAATTGAAAACTACAAAACAGCTCAAGAAATAGTAGATGCAGTTAATGCTTTTAATACAACTTTAGCAGAAGATTCTGATAGTAAATTATCAGCAACTATAAAATCTACTAGCACAGTTGAAGTAAAAAGAGCAAAAGATTCAAAAAATACAATCACAGTGAATGTAGGAGACCAACACTTAGACTTTGCAAAACCAGTAACATCAGAAGAAGGTACTTTTGAAGGCTATGAAAAGAACTATAGTGATATAGAATCAAAAGAATTACATACAATAACAGTTAAAAATGCGGATTTACAAGACATATCAGCAGAAGATTTATTTGATGGAGTTAGATTAACTACATTAGGTAGAGAAATAGTTAATAAAGTTAAAAATGGATATACTTTAACATTTGAGAATGAAGCAATACTTACTCAAGAGCAAGAAGATAGTGATGATAAAGATAAGCCAGAAAAATCAAGTTTTGATATGGTTTTAAGTAAGACAAATGAAAAGCCAGAAACAATAAATGTATCAAGCAAAAACCATAAATTAGTTAGAGATTTACACAAAGTACTGACTGATGTAAAAGCTGGAAAAGAATTAAAAGTAGAAGTTTTATCTGGAGATTCAAGATTTACAACAGCAGTAGAAGTTAGTAAGGAAAGATTCAAAGATGGAGAAGCAGATTCAATAATTTTAGTTGGAGAAGATGCTATAGTTGATGGATTAGCATCAGCACCACTTGCATCTCAAAAAAATGCACCAATACTATTATCTAAAAAAGATTCATTACCATCAGAAATAGAAGCTGAGATATTAAGAGTTCTTGGAAGTAACTTATCTTCTAAGAAAATATATATAGTAGGTGGGGAATCTAAAATATCAAAAGAAACTGAAGAAAAACTTTCTAAATTAGGTGTAAGTAAGGTTGAGAGAGTTTCTGGAGATGACAGATTTGAAACTTCTTTAGAAATAGCAAAACAATTAAAAGATACATTCAAAACTGCATTTGTAGTAGGTGGAAATGGAGAAGCAGATGCAATGAGTATATCTGCTAGAGCTGCTCAGTTTGGAGCTCCAATAATAGTAACAGATAGCAAATTAGACTCAGATGCTGAAAAGCTATTAAAAGGAAAAGAATTAGAAATCGTTGGTGGAGAGAATTCTGTATCAAAAGATGTTGAAGATAAATTAGTTGAAATAGATTTAAACAACAAAGTTGAAAGATTAGCTGGAGAAAATAGAAAAGATACTAATGCTAAAGTAATCAACAAGTACTATGCAGGAGCAACTAAAGCATATGTTGCAAAAGATGGTTATGTAGGTGGAAATGGACAATTAGTTGATGCACTTACAGCAGCACCACTTGCAGCTAGTTCAAAAGCACCAATAGTATTAACTACAGAAGAACTTTCTAAGTCACAAGAAGAAGTAGTTGAATTAAGACTTAAAAATGCTACTAAGTTAGTACAAATAGGTGAAGGAATAGCTAAAAATGCTATAGAAAAAATAGCAGAAAAAATAAACTTATTTACTAAGAACTAA
- the ruvB gene encoding Holliday junction branch migration DNA helicase RuvB, producing MQDFEDENRIITSTMKMEDIDIENSLRPKTLEDYLGQEKSKEQLSIFIEAAKSRNEQLDHVLLYGPPGLGKTTLASIIANEMGVNLRITSGPAIERAGDLAAILTNLNENDVLFIDEIHRINRSVEEVLYPAMEDFCLDIIIGKGPSARSIRLDLPKFTLIGATTRAGMLTNPLRDRFGVICKLDYYTVDELSKIVLRSSNILDAEIQSQGALELAKRSRGTPRIANRLLKRVRDFAQVRADGRITDEVAKDALELLGVDNLGLDFVDEKLLMTIIEKFRGGPVGLDTLAASIGEDRNTIEDVYEPYLLQLGFINRGPRGRIAMPLAYEHLKIPYPSDK from the coding sequence ATGCAAGATTTTGAAGATGAAAATAGGATAATAACATCTACCATGAAGATGGAAGATATAGATATAGAAAATAGTTTAAGACCAAAGACACTAGAAGATTATTTGGGTCAAGAAAAATCCAAAGAGCAACTTAGTATATTTATAGAGGCAGCAAAATCAAGAAATGAGCAGTTAGACCATGTGCTTTTATATGGGCCACCAGGGCTTGGAAAAACTACACTAGCAAGTATAATAGCTAATGAGATGGGAGTAAATTTGAGGATTACATCAGGACCTGCAATAGAAAGAGCAGGAGATTTAGCAGCTATACTTACAAATTTAAATGAAAATGATGTTTTATTTATAGATGAGATACATAGAATCAATAGGAGTGTTGAAGAGGTTTTGTATCCAGCTATGGAAGATTTTTGTTTGGATATAATAATTGGAAAAGGACCATCTGCGAGAAGTATAAGGCTTGACCTTCCTAAATTTACACTGATTGGAGCTACTACAAGGGCTGGTATGCTTACAAACCCACTTAGAGATAGATTTGGTGTTATTTGTAAATTAGATTATTATACAGTTGATGAACTTTCAAAAATAGTGCTTAGGTCATCAAATATTTTAGATGCAGAAATACAATCTCAAGGAGCTTTAGAGCTTGCAAAACGCTCAAGAGGAACTCCAAGGATAGCAAACAGATTGCTAAAAAGAGTTAGAGATTTTGCACAGGTTAGAGCTGATGGAAGGATAACTGATGAAGTTGCAAAGGATGCTCTTGAACTTTTAGGAGTAGATAATTTAGGACTTGATTTTGTAGATGAAAAGCTTCTTATGACTATAATAGAAAAATTTAGAGGTGGCCCTGTGGGTCTTGATACATTAGCAGCTTCAATTGGTGAAGATAGAAATACAATAGAAGATGTGTATGAGCCATATTTGCTTCAACTAGGATTTATAAATAGAGGTCCTAGGGGTAGAATAGCCATGCCATTAGCCTATGAACATCTAAAAATACCTTATCCTAGTGATAAATAA
- the scfA gene encoding six-cysteine ranthipeptide SCIFF — protein sequence MENKHVKTLSQATLKQSAAKGGCGECQTSCQSACKTSCTVANQECER from the coding sequence ATGGAAAATAAACATGTAAAAACTTTATCTCAAGCTACTTTAAAGCAAAGTGCTGCTAAAGGTGGATGTGGAGAGTGTCAAACTTCTTGTCAATCAGCTTGTAAAACTTCTTGTACAGTTGCAAATCAAGAGTGTGAAAGATAG
- the yajC gene encoding preprotein translocase subunit YajC — protein MPQQQIMMSIGLWVVVIAIFYFLMIRPQKKKDKQLKEMRSSLGVGDKVITIGGIVANVAKVEDDVVILELGPNRTKVPFEKWAIGTVQSRKEEIEEQ, from the coding sequence ATGCCACAGCAACAAATAATGATGAGTATAGGTCTATGGGTAGTAGTAATAGCAATCTTTTATTTCCTAATGATTAGACCTCAAAAGAAAAAAGACAAACAATTAAAAGAAATGAGAAGTAGCCTAGGTGTAGGAGACAAAGTCATTACAATAGGTGGAATAGTAGCTAATGTAGCTAAAGTTGAAGATGATGTTGTAATATTAGAATTAGGACCAAACAGAACTAAAGTTCCATTTGAAAAATGGGCTATAGGTACAGTTCAATCTAGAAAAGAAGAAATAGAAGAACAGTAA